From one Melioribacteraceae bacterium genomic stretch:
- a CDS encoding putative LPS assembly protein LptD yields the protein MKLIIFVILLTACISLSAQVNIQDTTQFTFTDSLSIIDTNKVDSIQQASNRTDVDDVVTTIASDSLTFDVKNKKMNVYGSGQLKYKKTDLKSGMIFVDFPTNELEAFGVADTSDTTGQKLIQTPELTEDGETYQGTSIKYNFKTQRGYISLAKNEMEGSSYSGQRVKKVDKDVYFIEDGIYTTCGGDDPVTYFTAKQMKIIHKDKVIARWIFMYIGGVPVPVPIPFAVFPAESGRRSGIIAPSYGQIGQRGWYFRNFGYFWAISDYMDLAVTGDYYTRGGWGTRGRYRYAKRYDFSGNINAGYSNILIGDKNDPNRSEQIDWNLSLFHNQQFDPNTRLDVNLQFQSSTFLTNNSVSYNDLLQRDIISNATLNKRWDNGTSLTVNYNRRQNLESGNIYETLPSISFNVPILYPFQSKYSTSRDQSWYEMIGINYSGQLKNQRNKVDGQLNIRAGVQHNASVKASPKVGYFSFTPSINYSEKWYNKKIERVLVPEFETDSTGNVVDTNYVEQERDIKQINAVRTFDVSLSTQTKIYGMFNIGTFGIEALRHTITPTLSFNYRPDFSEEKYGYFNEFVDVNGNIVRYDQYAREVFGGAGSGEQKSLNLSIGNLFEIKTLKNPTDTTSKQEKIQLLNLTANVGYNLAADSLKLSPLRLSYRTQIGEYLNFSGSSSYTFYDFRNGKQINEFLVNKGKGLFRMTGLNLSISTNISGDKISGESRQSGFGVEEESDYSAFNKTDYIGLYDEVPSDFSIPWNLNLNYNFSLNKPTPDASTIRSTIGASLSLSLSQAWKLTFRGNYDFQEHEVTAPQITIYRDLDCWEMNFTWNPIGTYSGFRFEIRMKAPELRDIKVTKSRDIFSGR from the coding sequence ATGAAGCTAATTATATTTGTAATTTTGCTGACAGCTTGCATTAGTTTATCTGCTCAGGTAAATATTCAAGACACAACCCAATTCACTTTTACCGACTCACTTTCAATTATCGATACAAACAAAGTTGATTCAATTCAACAAGCTTCCAATAGAACAGATGTGGATGATGTTGTAACCACAATAGCATCAGATTCTCTTACCTTTGATGTAAAAAATAAAAAAATGAACGTGTATGGAAGTGGTCAGCTTAAATACAAAAAAACCGATTTAAAGTCGGGAATGATTTTTGTCGATTTCCCAACTAATGAATTAGAAGCATTTGGTGTCGCCGATACATCTGATACAACGGGACAAAAATTAATTCAAACACCCGAGTTGACCGAAGATGGCGAAACATATCAAGGAACAAGTATAAAATATAATTTCAAGACGCAACGCGGTTATATATCACTAGCAAAAAATGAGATGGAAGGTTCTTCTTACAGCGGTCAGCGAGTAAAAAAAGTTGATAAAGACGTTTACTTTATTGAAGATGGAATATATACAACTTGCGGAGGTGACGATCCGGTTACGTACTTTACTGCAAAACAGATGAAAATAATTCATAAAGATAAAGTTATTGCTCGTTGGATATTCATGTACATCGGTGGTGTTCCGGTTCCTGTTCCAATTCCCTTTGCTGTATTTCCCGCTGAAAGTGGAAGACGTTCGGGTATAATAGCTCCGAGCTATGGTCAAATAGGTCAACGAGGCTGGTACTTCAGAAATTTTGGTTACTTCTGGGCAATTAGTGATTATATGGATTTGGCGGTTACGGGAGATTATTATACAAGAGGCGGATGGGGAACACGCGGACGTTATCGCTACGCTAAACGTTATGATTTCAGCGGGAATATTAATGCTGGTTATTCTAATATTCTGATCGGCGATAAAAATGATCCTAATCGATCCGAACAAATAGATTGGAACTTATCACTTTTTCATAATCAACAATTTGATCCGAACACTAGGTTGGATGTTAATCTTCAATTTCAGTCTTCAACATTCCTTACAAATAATAGTGTAAGCTATAATGATCTTTTACAACGTGATATCATTTCGAACGCAACATTGAATAAACGCTGGGATAACGGAACAAGTTTAACAGTAAATTATAATCGCAGACAAAATTTGGAATCCGGCAATATTTATGAAACTTTACCAAGTATCAGCTTTAATGTTCCCATTCTTTATCCATTTCAATCAAAGTATTCAACTTCACGAGATCAAAGTTGGTATGAGATGATAGGAATAAATTATTCCGGGCAACTTAAGAATCAACGCAACAAAGTTGACGGGCAATTAAATATCAGAGCCGGCGTTCAACATAATGCATCGGTAAAAGCTTCACCAAAGGTTGGATATTTTAGTTTTACTCCATCGATTAATTATTCTGAAAAGTGGTATAACAAAAAGATTGAAAGAGTATTAGTCCCCGAGTTTGAAACAGATTCAACAGGCAATGTTGTCGATACAAATTATGTTGAACAGGAAAGAGATATTAAACAAATAAATGCTGTTAGAACATTCGATGTTTCACTTTCGACACAAACAAAAATTTATGGCATGTTTAACATCGGCACTTTTGGTATTGAAGCGCTTAGACACACAATTACACCAACTTTATCCTTCAACTATCGTCCGGATTTTAGCGAAGAGAAGTACGGTTATTTTAACGAATTTGTCGATGTTAATGGCAATATTGTTAGATATGATCAATACGCGCGAGAAGTATTTGGCGGTGCTGGTTCGGGTGAACAAAAATCTTTAAACCTTTCGATCGGTAATCTTTTCGAGATCAAGACATTAAAGAATCCAACCGACACAACCTCAAAACAAGAAAAGATTCAGTTGTTAAATTTAACAGCAAATGTTGGTTATAATTTGGCTGCGGATAGTCTTAAGCTTTCTCCATTGAGATTAAGTTATAGAACACAAATTGGTGAGTATCTTAACTTCAGCGGTTCATCTTCTTATACATTTTATGATTTCCGTAACGGCAAACAAATAAATGAATTCTTAGTTAACAAAGGAAAAGGTCTTTTTAGAATGACGGGTTTAAATCTCTCGATTTCTACAAACATAAGCGGCGATAAAATATCCGGTGAATCTAGACAAAGTGGATTTGGTGTTGAAGAAGAAAGTGATTACTCGGCATTTAATAAAACGGATTATATTGGTTTATATGATGAAGTCCCTTCTGATTTTTCAATTCCTTGGAATCTTAATCTTAATTACAATTTCAGTCTCAATAAGCCGACACCCGATGCATCAACCATTCGTTCGACAATTGGTGCCAGTTTGAGCTTAAGTTTGTCACAAGCTTGGAAGCTTACTTTTAGAGGTAATTATGATTTCCAAGAACATGAAGTCACTGCTCCGCAGATAACTATCTATCGTGATCTAGATTGTTGGGAAATGAATTTTACATGGAATCCTATAGGAACTTACAGTGGATTCAGATTTGAAATTAGAATGAAAGCTCCGGAACTAAGAGATATAAAAGTTACTAAGAGCAGAGATATTTTCTCGGGTAGATAA
- a CDS encoding NYN domain-containing protein, producing the protein MQHYILDGNNIIGKDRELKQLQQIEPQLSREKLIPLIDRYFAKKKVKVSLHFDGFQKDIVKSSKAKIIYSDNKTADEKIRDQIESSKNSKKLVVVTSDRPLSEFAKVCSCTVIKSEEFLNQISNEKTGRSESEIQEEIHDDEIKKLFGV; encoded by the coding sequence ATGCAACATTACATTTTGGACGGAAATAATATTATCGGGAAAGATCGAGAACTAAAACAACTTCAACAAATTGAACCGCAGCTTTCGCGTGAAAAACTAATTCCGCTTATTGATCGATACTTTGCAAAAAAGAAAGTAAAAGTTTCACTTCATTTCGATGGGTTTCAAAAAGATATTGTAAAATCATCCAAAGCGAAAATCATTTACTCGGATAATAAAACAGCGGATGAAAAAATTCGAGATCAAATCGAAAGCTCAAAGAATTCTAAAAAATTAGTTGTTGTCACATCGGATCGACCACTTTCGGAGTTTGCTAAAGTCTGCAGTTGCACAGTTATAAAATCCGAAGAATTTCTTAACCAAATTAGTAACGAGAAAACTGGTAGAAGTGAATCAGAGATCCAAGAAGAAATTCACGACGATGAAATAAAAAAATTGTTCGGTGTATGA
- a CDS encoding carbon-nitrogen family hydrolase — protein MKIGLLQYSPEWENVEANISTIESLISKNISDEDIIAFPEMTLTGFTMNSKKFAEEIDGTGTKYFISLSQRLKKHLFAGIIEKDDKNIYNSLVHFDSNGLIRARYRKIHPFSYAKEDESYSAGKELVTTNIEKMKIGLTICYDLRFPELYRFYGKDRAEIMINIANWPVTRIEHWKHLLKSRAIENQCFIIGVNRIGNDPFNEYNGSSAIFDPMGEEVLMCDNEEGLFSTEIDLSKVEEVRNKLPFLEDIKLI, from the coding sequence ATGAAAATCGGGTTGTTACAATACTCTCCTGAGTGGGAAAATGTTGAAGCTAATATTTCAACAATAGAATCGCTCATTTCTAAAAATATTTCTGACGAAGATATAATTGCATTCCCCGAAATGACATTGACCGGTTTTACAATGAATTCAAAAAAGTTTGCTGAAGAAATTGATGGAACCGGGACAAAATATTTTATCTCACTTTCGCAACGATTGAAAAAACATCTCTTTGCAGGAATTATCGAAAAAGACGATAAAAATATTTACAACTCACTCGTACATTTCGACAGCAACGGATTAATTCGTGCACGTTATCGAAAAATTCACCCATTTAGTTACGCGAAAGAAGACGAATCTTATAGTGCCGGAAAAGAATTAGTGACTACAAATATCGAGAAAATGAAAATCGGTTTAACAATTTGCTATGATTTACGCTTTCCCGAGTTGTACAGATTTTATGGAAAAGATAGAGCTGAAATAATGATAAACATTGCAAATTGGCCTGTTACTAGAATTGAACATTGGAAACATTTATTAAAATCCAGAGCGATTGAAAACCAGTGCTTTATTATTGGAGTAAACAGAATCGGGAATGATCCATTTAACGAATACAACGGCTCTAGTGCAATCTTCGATCCGATGGGTGAGGAAGTTTTGATGTGTGATAATGAGGAAGGTCTTTTCAGCACAGAGATTGATTTGAGCAAAGTTGAAGAAGTAAGAAACAAGCTTCCGTTTTTGGAGGATATTAAACTTATTTAA
- a CDS encoding acetyl-CoA hydrolase/transferase C-terminal domain-containing protein, with protein sequence MTKIIMTTEETKITKTNSPAWLAKYNSKVVTADEAVKVINSGDKVVIQPGCAAPMELIRAMVRRKDELEDVNIYHILIVGDLPYVQPGMEKHFLHKAFFMGGNTRKAINEGRAQFIPIFLSEVTMLFKRGLLKADVAMINVSPPDEHGFCSYGIDVGNIKTPAEKSKTVIAQINDKMPRGLGNSFIHINKIDYIVEYSEPLMELPQVDPNATKEEIEVYNHIGSHIAELIEDGSTLQMGIGAIPDAVMHYLKDKNDLGIHTEMFSDGLIDLVEMGIVNGEKKTLHPGKIIAGFVLGTRRSYNFIDNNPIFEFHPQEYVNDPFIVAQNSKMVAINSAIEVDLTGQVCSDSIGTKFYSGIGGQVDFIRGASRSEGGKPIIALPSSAKHGQISRIVPTLKPGAGVVTSRGDVHYVVTEYGAVNLYGKTVQERAAALIEIAHPAFKDELKQFAKETYNI encoded by the coding sequence ATGACTAAAATTATTATGACTACCGAAGAAACAAAAATAACAAAAACGAATAGCCCTGCATGGTTAGCAAAATATAATTCAAAAGTTGTTACTGCTGATGAAGCTGTAAAGGTTATTAATTCAGGTGATAAAGTTGTTATTCAACCAGGATGCGCTGCACCGATGGAATTAATTCGCGCTATGGTTAGAAGAAAAGATGAGCTTGAAGACGTTAATATTTATCACATCCTTATCGTTGGTGATCTACCTTATGTTCAACCGGGGATGGAAAAACATTTTCTTCACAAAGCTTTCTTCATGGGAGGAAATACAAGAAAAGCTATAAATGAAGGACGTGCCCAGTTTATTCCAATTTTCCTTTCGGAAGTTACAATGCTCTTTAAGAGAGGATTACTTAAAGCTGATGTTGCAATGATAAATGTGTCACCGCCCGATGAACACGGTTTTTGCAGTTACGGAATCGATGTAGGTAATATCAAAACTCCGGCAGAAAAATCTAAAACAGTTATTGCTCAGATAAATGATAAAATGCCACGGGGATTAGGGAATAGTTTCATCCATATAAACAAAATAGATTATATAGTTGAATACAGTGAACCATTGATGGAATTACCGCAAGTTGATCCTAATGCCACCAAAGAGGAAATTGAAGTTTATAACCATATCGGAAGCCACATTGCTGAATTAATTGAAGATGGTTCGACTTTACAGATGGGTATCGGTGCTATTCCCGATGCGGTCATGCATTATCTAAAAGATAAAAATGATCTTGGCATTCATACCGAAATGTTTTCCGATGGATTAATTGATCTTGTTGAAATGGGAATTGTAAATGGTGAAAAGAAAACCCTTCATCCGGGAAAAATTATAGCTGGTTTCGTGTTAGGTACACGAAGATCATATAATTTTATTGATAATAACCCAATTTTTGAATTTCATCCTCAGGAATATGTTAATGATCCTTTTATTGTTGCACAGAATAGTAAGATGGTCGCAATAAATTCCGCAATTGAAGTTGACTTAACCGGTCAAGTTTGTTCGGATTCAATCGGCACAAAATTTTACAGCGGAATAGGCGGCCAGGTTGATTTTATCCGAGGTGCTTCAAGAAGTGAAGGTGGAAAGCCTATAATTGCACTTCCATCTTCCGCTAAGCATGGCCAAATTAGTAGAATAGTTCCAACCCTAAAACCGGGAGCAGGTGTTGTAACGTCTCGAGGTGATGTGCATTATGTTGTTACGGAATATGGAGCGGTCAATCTTTACGGCAAAACAGTACAAGAAAGAGCTGCAGCGCTTATTGAAATCGCTCATCCGGCTTTTAAAGATGAATTGAAACAATTTGCCAAGGAGACTTATAACATATAA
- a CDS encoding metallophosphoesterase, with amino-acid sequence MVAVIGDIHGCYYTLVELFNLIRSKYSKIPIYSVGDLVDRGNNSYDVIEFILNEKILFTPGNHDYMFYHFFKDPSSVFARSWIYNGNEATLESYEQHEEALFHHIDAIKSAPLFYNLEDCFVSHAGISEGYRTYLPSNYKEDLSVLEPFIYKDFRNDNGVLWTRDQLLDLGKIQVVGHTKQKEIVYDETANALYIDTGACVGNTLSAVIIDKSKIVEVISQKTHLNDLI; translated from the coding sequence ATGGTTGCTGTCATTGGTGATATTCATGGATGTTACTATACACTTGTTGAACTTTTTAATTTGATTCGCTCAAAGTATAGTAAAATCCCGATTTATTCTGTCGGCGATCTGGTTGACCGAGGAAATAACAGTTACGATGTTATTGAATTTATTCTAAATGAAAAAATACTTTTTACACCAGGCAATCATGATTATATGTTTTATCACTTCTTCAAAGATCCGTCAAGTGTTTTTGCCAGGTCTTGGATTTATAACGGAAATGAAGCTACTCTCGAATCATACGAACAACACGAAGAAGCTCTATTCCATCATATCGATGCAATTAAATCGGCACCGTTATTTTATAATTTAGAAGATTGTTTTGTCTCCCATGCTGGGATTTCTGAAGGTTATAGAACTTATTTACCATCTAACTACAAAGAAGATTTATCAGTACTCGAACCATTTATTTACAAAGATTTTCGAAATGATAATGGAGTTTTGTGGACACGCGACCAGCTGCTTGATCTTGGAAAGATACAAGTCGTTGGTCACACTAAACAAAAAGAGATTGTTTATGACGAAACTGCCAACGCATTATATATTGATACGGGAGCTTGTGTTGGGAATACATTGAGTGCTGTCATTATTGATAAGAGTAAAATAGTCGAAGTCATCTCTCAAAAAACTCACTTGAATGATTTAATTTGA
- a CDS encoding nucleoside recognition domain-containing protein: MLNYIWLALLFLGIATALTTDIIDESKNKYQNGNSIPVEIFLDELSESHSQQQKAQLKIPHNTFNEFYNTSLNDTISHSIQLSYNEKKGSYSLFLRVNESSPEIWQTMAAAVGKSDDLLGTLEITNSISSKRKSGSVEFETVSFIHMKEVTNSTLDYASTAVNIALGLIGIMALWLGIMKIAEEAGLINIIAKAVKPITRFLFPTVPHDHPAIGSIIMNLSANMLGLGNAATPFGLKAMEQLDELNENKGTATNAMCMFLAVNTAGLTLIPATAIAVRAAAGSSDPTIIIGTSFFGALCATIVGITSAKIFETFSQKNIVFKQWLVEKRKPIIFVSLIILLAVLISITGLLTSILNNIEADVFKSIIQIVSTLAIPFIILLFVTYGIFKKVKIYESFVEGAKEGFQIAVRIIPYLVAMLVAIGIFRAGGAMEYLIALVTPATDLIGMPAEALPMAFMRPLSGSGALGIMAEIISVHGADSFIGVLVSTIMGSTETTFYVIAVYFGAVNISRTRYALTAGLLADLAGILGALFIVKFLFG, encoded by the coding sequence ATGCTAAATTATATCTGGCTCGCTTTATTATTTCTCGGGATAGCAACTGCATTAACAACAGATATAATTGACGAATCGAAAAATAAATATCAGAACGGCAACTCCATTCCGGTTGAAATATTTTTAGATGAATTATCCGAATCACATTCTCAACAACAAAAAGCACAGCTTAAAATTCCACACAATACTTTTAATGAATTCTATAACACTTCGTTGAATGATACAATAAGTCATTCTATACAATTAAGCTATAACGAAAAGAAAGGTAGTTATTCACTGTTTTTAAGAGTAAATGAATCATCTCCGGAGATTTGGCAGACAATGGCAGCCGCTGTCGGTAAGTCTGATGATTTACTAGGTACTTTAGAAATTACTAATTCAATTTCCTCAAAAAGAAAAAGTGGTAGCGTTGAATTTGAAACAGTCTCTTTCATCCATATGAAAGAAGTTACAAATTCAACTTTGGATTATGCTTCAACAGCCGTAAACATTGCATTGGGATTAATCGGAATTATGGCACTTTGGCTTGGTATTATGAAAATTGCGGAAGAAGCCGGACTTATTAATATAATTGCGAAAGCAGTTAAACCAATAACCCGATTTTTGTTCCCCACTGTTCCTCATGATCATCCGGCCATTGGTTCAATTATTATGAATCTTTCGGCAAATATGTTGGGACTCGGAAATGCAGCAACACCTTTTGGTCTAAAAGCAATGGAGCAACTTGATGAGTTGAATGAAAACAAAGGAACAGCGACAAACGCAATGTGTATGTTTCTTGCGGTAAATACTGCCGGATTAACTTTAATACCCGCGACTGCAATTGCAGTTCGTGCTGCAGCAGGAAGCAGCGATCCGACAATAATTATAGGGACATCTTTTTTCGGTGCGTTGTGTGCAACTATTGTTGGCATCACATCAGCAAAAATATTTGAAACATTCTCGCAAAAGAATATTGTGTTTAAGCAATGGTTAGTCGAAAAACGCAAACCAATAATTTTCGTATCACTAATAATTTTACTGGCTGTACTTATTTCAATTACCGGTTTGTTGACATCGATATTAAACAACATTGAAGCGGATGTATTCAAATCGATAATACAAATAGTTTCAACCTTGGCGATACCGTTTATAATATTATTATTTGTCACCTATGGTATTTTTAAAAAAGTAAAGATTTATGAATCATTTGTTGAAGGTGCTAAGGAAGGATTTCAAATTGCGGTTAGAATAATACCTTATTTAGTTGCAATGCTTGTCGCGATTGGGATATTCCGTGCTGGTGGTGCAATGGAATATTTAATTGCTTTAGTCACCCCGGCTACGGATTTAATCGGAATGCCGGCTGAAGCTCTTCCTATGGCTTTTATGCGTCCGCTTTCGGGAAGCGGTGCGCTTGGAATAATGGCTGAAATTATTTCAGTTCACGGTGCCGATTCGTTTATTGGTGTTTTAGTTTCAACAATTATGGGAAGTACCGAAACGACATTTTATGTAATTGCTGTTTATTTTGGTGCTGTGAATATAAGCCGAACTCGATACGCACTGACAGCGGGATTATTAGCCGATCTTGCTGGTATACTTGGCGCTTTATTTATTGTAAAATTTTTATTCGGATAA
- a CDS encoding D-glycerate dehydrogenase, giving the protein MKVFITRSLPGNVEKTLRENGHTVVTFKKDKPITKKELIKYARNAGAVISLLTDKIDSEIIDNLKKCKIIANYAAGYNNIDINYAKQKNIIVTNTPDILTNATADIALTLALACSRRAIEGHDFVMKKKFKGWAPNLLLGLEMSGKTIGIIGAGRIGQAVAKRFKAFDTKIIYYNRSSKYDLEKDVGAKKVSLKKLMNDSDIISIQIPSTNETYHLLDKEHLSLLKPNAILINIARGEVVDEKYLIQLLKKGKIHSAGFDVYENEPNLDQDLLKLSNAVLLPHLGSATIETRTKMAQLCAENVIRVLSGKTPKTPI; this is encoded by the coding sequence ATGAAAGTATTTATAACAAGAAGTTTACCCGGTAATGTGGAAAAGACATTACGTGAAAATGGTCACACTGTTGTAACCTTCAAGAAGGATAAACCAATCACAAAAAAAGAACTTATCAAATATGCTCGTAATGCTGGTGCTGTTATTTCTTTATTGACTGATAAAATAGATTCGGAGATAATTGACAACTTAAAAAAGTGTAAAATAATTGCTAACTATGCTGCCGGCTATAATAATATTGATATTAATTATGCAAAGCAGAAAAATATAATCGTTACAAACACACCGGATATTCTAACAAACGCCACCGCAGATATAGCTTTAACTCTTGCACTCGCATGTTCACGAAGAGCGATTGAAGGACATGATTTTGTAATGAAGAAGAAATTCAAAGGTTGGGCGCCTAACCTTTTGCTGGGACTTGAAATGAGCGGCAAAACTATTGGTATTATCGGTGCGGGAAGAATTGGGCAAGCCGTTGCAAAAAGATTCAAAGCTTTCGATACAAAAATTATTTACTATAATCGCTCAAGCAAGTACGATTTAGAAAAAGATGTCGGTGCTAAGAAAGTTAGTCTCAAAAAATTAATGAATGATTCGGATATTATTTCTATTCAAATTCCTTCAACCAACGAAACTTATCACTTATTGGATAAAGAACATCTTTCACTTTTAAAACCGAATGCAATTCTAATAAATATTGCTAGAGGTGAAGTGGTTGATGAAAAGTATCTTATTCAATTATTAAAGAAAGGTAAAATTCATTCGGCTGGATTCGATGTATATGAAAACGAGCCCAATCTTGATCAGGACTTGCTGAAATTGTCAAATGCGGTTCTATTACCGCATCTAGGAAGTGCCACAATCGAAACACGCACAAAGATGGCTCAGCTTTGTGCAGAAAATGTGATACGGGTACTTTCCGGTAAAACACCAAAAACACCGATCTAA
- a CDS encoding alanine dehydrogenase, whose protein sequence is MRIGIPKETILEEKRVALAPAGVDALVKAGHTVFIQTNAGLDSHFPDEEYREVGANIVYSVEEVYQRAELIAKIAPLAEAEADLLQEDQIIFSFLHLAVGKKKIIEQLCKKKITAIGYELIEKNNELPVLESMSEIAGQLAIQVGERYFASDIPSSRGILMGGITGVAPAAVVILGAGVVGFTAARAALSRGAQVIVLDKDLSRLRKMEIRLSKRITTVVANPYTIARGCKFADLFIGAVLIKGEKVPHLITEEMVKTMKKGAVIVDVSIDQGGVVETSRPTTISDPTFVEHDVIHYCVPNMPALVSRTASYGLTNASLDYILKIADNGLTNALLSDNGLAKGVCTFNGYCSNETLAETFGLEYRRLHFFSTN, encoded by the coding sequence ATGAGAATAGGCATACCAAAAGAGACCATACTTGAAGAAAAGAGAGTTGCTTTAGCTCCAGCCGGAGTTGATGCTTTAGTTAAAGCCGGACACACGGTATTTATTCAAACAAATGCCGGACTTGACAGTCATTTCCCCGATGAAGAATACCGGGAAGTAGGTGCAAACATTGTCTATTCGGTTGAAGAAGTTTATCAACGTGCGGAATTGATTGCCAAAATTGCACCTCTTGCTGAAGCAGAAGCTGATTTACTTCAAGAAGATCAAATAATTTTTTCTTTTCTGCATTTGGCTGTCGGTAAAAAGAAAATAATCGAACAATTGTGCAAAAAGAAAATTACTGCGATTGGATATGAACTGATCGAAAAAAATAATGAACTGCCTGTATTAGAATCAATGAGTGAAATTGCCGGACAACTCGCAATTCAAGTAGGTGAGAGATATTTTGCAAGTGATATCCCAAGCAGCAGAGGAATTTTAATGGGTGGAATAACCGGCGTTGCTCCTGCCGCTGTTGTAATCCTGGGTGCCGGTGTTGTCGGTTTCACAGCCGCTCGTGCCGCGCTTTCAAGAGGTGCGCAAGTTATTGTTTTGGATAAAGATTTAAGTCGCCTTCGTAAAATGGAAATTCGATTATCAAAACGAATTACAACCGTTGTTGCAAATCCATATACTATTGCAAGAGGATGTAAGTTCGCAGATTTATTCATCGGTGCGGTTCTTATTAAAGGTGAAAAGGTTCCTCATCTCATTACCGAAGAAATGGTTAAGACAATGAAAAAAGGTGCTGTTATTGTGGATGTATCTATCGATCAAGGCGGTGTAGTTGAGACTAGTCGGCCAACAACAATTTCTGATCCAACTTTTGTTGAGCACGATGTTATTCATTATTGCGTGCCTAATATGCCGGCTCTTGTTTCAAGAACGGCTAGTTACGGACTTACTAACGCATCATTAGATTATATATTAAAAATTGCCGATAACGGACTAACGAATGCTTTACTAAGTGATAACGGTTTAGCGAAAGGTGTCTGTACTTTTAACGGTTATTGTTCAAATGAAACCTTAGCGGAAACATTTGGGCTCGAATATAGAAGATTACATTTTTTTTCAACGAACTAA
- a CDS encoding NAD(P)/FAD-dependent oxidoreductase codes for MNNKKIVIIGGGFGGITLAKKLKNTDYQIKIIDKSNHHLFQPLLYQVAAAALSPGDIAVPIRSEFSNSKNVEVILGEVINIDRAKKKVITKDDQYEYDFLVVAIGNKHSYFGNDQWENYAPGLKTISDALNIRERMLLAFEKAELAKTENEKRKEMTFVIVGGGPTGVEVAGAIAEISKETLLKDFRNINTADTKIILVEGADKILQTFDQPLNDKAKQTLEKLGVEVRLNSFVKEINENGVLVGSEFIEASNVIWAAGNKVSPILENLETELDKSGRVIVDQDCSLKDDPNIFVIGDAALFIENGKPLPGVAPVAMQQGRYVAKILKKNLQKEFRKPFKYFDKGNLATIGRAKAVLQIGNFKISGFFAWLVWALVHIAFLVNFRKRYRVMTEWIWYYLTFRNGIRLITKNDK; via the coding sequence ATGAACAATAAAAAAATAGTAATTATTGGTGGTGGATTTGGTGGAATAACTCTGGCAAAGAAATTAAAAAACACCGATTACCAAATAAAAATAATCGACAAATCTAATCATCATCTTTTTCAACCATTGCTTTACCAAGTGGCTGCAGCAGCACTTTCACCTGGTGATATTGCAGTCCCCATTAGATCGGAATTTTCCAACAGTAAAAACGTAGAAGTGATACTTGGTGAAGTAATAAATATTGACCGAGCTAAAAAGAAAGTTATCACTAAAGATGATCAATACGAATATGATTTCTTAGTTGTTGCAATTGGAAATAAACATTCATACTTCGGAAACGATCAGTGGGAAAATTATGCGCCCGGTCTTAAAACAATTTCAGATGCATTAAATATTCGGGAAAGAATGTTGTTAGCTTTTGAGAAAGCTGAATTAGCTAAAACCGAAAATGAAAAACGAAAGGAAATGACTTTCGTTATAGTAGGCGGCGGACCCACCGGAGTTGAAGTTGCCGGCGCCATTGCTGAAATTTCAAAAGAAACTCTTCTAAAAGATTTTAGAAATATAAATACTGCCGATACAAAAATTATTCTTGTTGAAGGTGCAGATAAAATACTACAAACGTTTGATCAACCATTAAATGATAAAGCAAAACAAACTTTAGAAAAACTGGGTGTGGAAGTTCGACTTAATTCATTTGTTAAAGAGATTAATGAAAATGGTGTTCTTGTCGGAAGTGAATTTATTGAAGCATCCAATGTAATTTGGGCAGCCGGCAATAAAGTTTCTCCGATTCTTGAAAATCTGGAAACAGAGTTGGATAAAAGCGGTAGAGTAATAGTTGATCAGGATTGCTCGTTAAAAGATGATCCGAATATTTTCGTTATTGGTGATGCGGCTTTGTTCATTGAAAATGGAAAGCCACTTCCCGGAGTTGCACCTGTAGCGATGCAGCAAGGGAGATATGTAGCTAAAATTTTAAAGAAAAATTTACAAAAGGAATTTAGAAAACCGTTTAAGTATTTCGACAAAGGGAATCTTGCAACTATCGGTAGGGCAAAAGCAGTTTTGCAAATTGGCAACTTTAAAATTTCCGGATTCTTCGCCTGGTTGGTTTGGGCATTGGTTCACATTGCGTTTTTGGTCAACTTCAGAAAACGCTACCGCGTTATGACAGAATGGATTTGGTACTACTTAACTTTTCGAAATGGAATTAGGCTGATTACAAAAAATGATAAATAA